From the genome of Papaver somniferum cultivar HN1 chromosome 2, ASM357369v1, whole genome shotgun sequence, one region includes:
- the LOC113349618 gene encoding serine/threonine-protein kinase PBL27-like isoform X2: MGRCLPCFGSSDEKKHHQSEKKSRGGSDSKKETPVPKDGPTAPIAAQTFTFRELAAATKNFRPESLLGEGGFGRVYKGRLESTGQVVAVKQLDRNGLQGNREFLVEVLMLSLLHHTNLVNLIGYCADGDQRLLVYEFMPLGSLEDHLHDVPPDKEALDWNTRMKIAAGAAKGLEYLHDKANPPVIYRDFKSSNILLDEGFHPKLSDFGLAKLGPVGDKTHVSTRVMGTYGYCAPEYAMTGQLTLKSDVYSFGVVFLELITGRKAIDQTRLQGEQNLVAWARPLFKDRRKFPKMADPLLQGRYPMRGLYQALAVAAMCLQEQATTRPLIGDVVTALSYLASQTYDPNAVQNNRGGSSRDKEDRKSHADLSDSQKNSPRYQDSPGSRRRDPAQQGMNFGPEVGRGESGSSGRKWGLEEFDRQESQKNSPAHGGKTPRSSSRGPDRERAVQEAKVWGENWRERKRTDPNGSFDRTNE; this comes from the exons ATGGGAAGGTGTTTACCTTGTTTTGGATCGTCGGATGAGAagaagcatcatcaaagtg AGAAAAAGTCTCGAGGTGGTTCTGATTCAAAGAAGGAAACACCAGTTCCCAAAGATGGGCCAACTGCGCCTATTGCTGCACAAACGTTTACTTTCAGAGAGCTTGCGGCGGCTACTAAGAATTTCAGGCCAGAAAGTCTTTTGGGGGAAGGAGGATTTGGACGTGTATATAAAGGTCGTTTGGAGAGCACTGGACAG GTAGTTGCAGTGAAACAGCTTGACAGGAATGGCCTGCAAGGAAATAGAGAGTTTCTGGTCGAAGTTCTCATGCTCAGCCTCTTACATCATACTAATCTTGTGAATTTGATTGGTTATTGTGCTGATGGAGACCAACGCCTTCTTGTTTATGAATTCATGCCGTTGGGTTCCTTGGAGGATCATTTACATG ATGTTCCGCCCGATAAGGAGGCTTTAGACTGGAATACAAGAATGAAGATTGCAGCTGGTGCAGCTAAGGGCTTGGAATACTTGCATGACAAAGCTAATCCTCCTGTAATATACAGAGATTTTAAATCATCCAATATCCTTCTTGATGAAGGATTTCACCCAAAGCTTTCAGATTTCGGACTTGCTAAACTGGGACCTGTTGGTGACAAAACTCACGTGTCCACAAGAGTGATGGGAACATACGGTTATTGTGCACCTGAATATGCTATGACTGGTCAACTCACGCTAAAATCTGATGTCTACAGTTTTGGAGTAGTCTTCCTTGAGCTGATCACAGGACGGAAGGCAATTGACCAAACTCGCCTTCAGGGAGAGCAGAATCTTGTTGCATGG GCAAGACCTCTATTCAAGGACCGTAGAAAGTTCCCCAAGATGGCCGATCCATTATTGCAAGGACGATACCCAATGCGAGGCCTTTACCAAGCTCTTGCAGTTGCAGCGATGTGTTTGCAAGAACAAGCAACCACTCGTCCTCTCATAGGAGATGTGGTGACTGCACTCTCATATTTGGCTTCACAAACTTATGATCCAAATGCCGTTCAGAATAACAGAGGCGGTTCATCTAGGGACAAAGAAGATCGTAAAAGCCATGCAGATTTGTCTGATAGCCAAAAAAACTCCCCCCGATATCAGGACTCCCCTGGTTCCAGACGCAGAGATCCTGCTCAACAAGGGATGAACTTTGGTCCAGAGGTTGGAAGAGGAGAAAGCGGTAGTTCTGGAAGGAAATGGGGTTTAGAAGAATTTGATCGGCAAGAGTCTCAGAAAAACAGCCCAGCTCATGGTGGGAAAACACCAAGGAGTTCAAGTCGTGGTCCTGATAGAGAACGAGCAGTTCAGGAGGCTAAAGTATGGGGTGAGAACTGGAGAGAAAGAAAACGAACTGATCCTAATGGTAGTTTTGATAGAACAAATGAGTAG
- the LOC113349618 gene encoding serine/threonine-protein kinase PBL27-like isoform X1, with protein sequence MGRCLPCFGSSDEKKHHQSGETKKEFVKDGSKTEQSNHISRVSSEKKSRGGSDSKKETPVPKDGPTAPIAAQTFTFRELAAATKNFRPESLLGEGGFGRVYKGRLESTGQVVAVKQLDRNGLQGNREFLVEVLMLSLLHHTNLVNLIGYCADGDQRLLVYEFMPLGSLEDHLHDVPPDKEALDWNTRMKIAAGAAKGLEYLHDKANPPVIYRDFKSSNILLDEGFHPKLSDFGLAKLGPVGDKTHVSTRVMGTYGYCAPEYAMTGQLTLKSDVYSFGVVFLELITGRKAIDQTRLQGEQNLVAWARPLFKDRRKFPKMADPLLQGRYPMRGLYQALAVAAMCLQEQATTRPLIGDVVTALSYLASQTYDPNAVQNNRGGSSRDKEDRKSHADLSDSQKNSPRYQDSPGSRRRDPAQQGMNFGPEVGRGESGSSGRKWGLEEFDRQESQKNSPAHGGKTPRSSSRGPDRERAVQEAKVWGENWRERKRTDPNGSFDRTNE encoded by the exons ATGGGAAGGTGTTTACCTTGTTTTGGATCGTCGGATGAGAagaagcatcatcaaagtggTGAGACTAAAAAGGAATTTGTTAAAGATGGTTCAAAAACTGAACAATCTAATCATATTAGTAGAGTTAGTTCAG AGAAAAAGTCTCGAGGTGGTTCTGATTCAAAGAAGGAAACACCAGTTCCCAAAGATGGGCCAACTGCGCCTATTGCTGCACAAACGTTTACTTTCAGAGAGCTTGCGGCGGCTACTAAGAATTTCAGGCCAGAAAGTCTTTTGGGGGAAGGAGGATTTGGACGTGTATATAAAGGTCGTTTGGAGAGCACTGGACAG GTAGTTGCAGTGAAACAGCTTGACAGGAATGGCCTGCAAGGAAATAGAGAGTTTCTGGTCGAAGTTCTCATGCTCAGCCTCTTACATCATACTAATCTTGTGAATTTGATTGGTTATTGTGCTGATGGAGACCAACGCCTTCTTGTTTATGAATTCATGCCGTTGGGTTCCTTGGAGGATCATTTACATG ATGTTCCGCCCGATAAGGAGGCTTTAGACTGGAATACAAGAATGAAGATTGCAGCTGGTGCAGCTAAGGGCTTGGAATACTTGCATGACAAAGCTAATCCTCCTGTAATATACAGAGATTTTAAATCATCCAATATCCTTCTTGATGAAGGATTTCACCCAAAGCTTTCAGATTTCGGACTTGCTAAACTGGGACCTGTTGGTGACAAAACTCACGTGTCCACAAGAGTGATGGGAACATACGGTTATTGTGCACCTGAATATGCTATGACTGGTCAACTCACGCTAAAATCTGATGTCTACAGTTTTGGAGTAGTCTTCCTTGAGCTGATCACAGGACGGAAGGCAATTGACCAAACTCGCCTTCAGGGAGAGCAGAATCTTGTTGCATGG GCAAGACCTCTATTCAAGGACCGTAGAAAGTTCCCCAAGATGGCCGATCCATTATTGCAAGGACGATACCCAATGCGAGGCCTTTACCAAGCTCTTGCAGTTGCAGCGATGTGTTTGCAAGAACAAGCAACCACTCGTCCTCTCATAGGAGATGTGGTGACTGCACTCTCATATTTGGCTTCACAAACTTATGATCCAAATGCCGTTCAGAATAACAGAGGCGGTTCATCTAGGGACAAAGAAGATCGTAAAAGCCATGCAGATTTGTCTGATAGCCAAAAAAACTCCCCCCGATATCAGGACTCCCCTGGTTCCAGACGCAGAGATCCTGCTCAACAAGGGATGAACTTTGGTCCAGAGGTTGGAAGAGGAGAAAGCGGTAGTTCTGGAAGGAAATGGGGTTTAGAAGAATTTGATCGGCAAGAGTCTCAGAAAAACAGCCCAGCTCATGGTGGGAAAACACCAAGGAGTTCAAGTCGTGGTCCTGATAGAGAACGAGCAGTTCAGGAGGCTAAAGTATGGGGTGAGAACTGGAGAGAAAGAAAACGAACTGATCCTAATGGTAGTTTTGATAGAACAAATGAGTAG